From the genome of Flavobacterium ovatum, one region includes:
- a CDS encoding peptidylprolyl isomerase yields the protein MKLKFLCLVFLGILNLQAQTTKKTVVSTKKTTTAKPVAKKPVVTDGVFATINTPKGNIVLELEYKKTPVTVANFISLAEGTNTFVKDEKLKGKPFFNGLKFHRVINDFMIQTGDPQGTGAGDPGFAFKDEFVPDLTFDKGGILAMANSGPKTNGSQFFITHKETPWLNQKHTIFGHVTQGMDVVNTITQNDIITKITISKIGAEAKKFDAAKVFSDYFNNKGEDEKKQALIDEENRNKEIAAQEEQKRAYFEKYAPVIAAKKAYINDVKTNATTTPTGLSYKIINKGTGVKPTAGSTIYFHYAGYLEDGTLFDTSYEELSKAYGQHNPNRAAQNGYQPFPYEVGKKDSMIPGFMEAMDLLTIGEKMIAIIPSKLAYGESGAGGVIPPNATLIFEIEMFQNKPEVK from the coding sequence ATGAAATTAAAATTTTTATGCCTAGTTTTCTTGGGAATATTAAACCTCCAAGCACAAACAACAAAAAAAACAGTAGTAAGCACAAAAAAAACTACCACAGCAAAACCAGTTGCTAAAAAACCAGTAGTAACAGACGGGGTTTTTGCAACAATAAATACCCCTAAAGGAAATATTGTCCTTGAATTAGAATACAAAAAAACACCCGTTACTGTAGCCAATTTTATTTCTTTGGCCGAAGGAACAAACACATTTGTTAAGGATGAAAAACTGAAAGGAAAACCGTTTTTTAACGGATTAAAATTCCACAGAGTTATCAATGACTTCATGATTCAAACTGGAGACCCACAAGGAACAGGTGCTGGAGATCCTGGATTTGCTTTCAAAGATGAATTTGTTCCTGACTTAACATTTGATAAAGGAGGAATATTGGCAATGGCTAATTCTGGGCCTAAAACTAATGGAAGCCAATTTTTTATCACCCATAAAGAAACACCTTGGTTGAATCAAAAACACACTATTTTTGGCCATGTAACCCAAGGAATGGACGTTGTAAATACTATTACACAAAATGATATTATTACCAAAATAACAATTAGTAAAATTGGTGCTGAAGCTAAGAAATTTGATGCTGCAAAAGTATTTTCTGACTATTTCAACAACAAAGGAGAAGACGAAAAGAAACAAGCTTTAATTGACGAAGAAAACAGAAATAAAGAAATAGCAGCACAAGAAGAGCAAAAAAGGGCTTATTTTGAAAAATACGCACCAGTAATTGCTGCCAAGAAAGCATATATCAATGATGTCAAAACAAACGCAACTACCACACCTACTGGATTATCTTATAAAATCATCAATAAAGGAACTGGAGTAAAACCTACAGCAGGTTCAACAATCTATTTTCATTATGCTGGTTATTTAGAGGATGGAACTTTGTTTGACACAAGTTATGAAGAATTAAGCAAAGCTTATGGTCAACACAATCCTAATCGTGCGGCTCAAAATGGATACCAACCTTTTCCTTATGAAGTAGGCAAAAAAGACAGCATGATTCCTGGTTTTATGGAGGCAATGGACCTATTGACTATAGGAGAGAAAATGATCGCTATAATCCCTTCAAAATTGGCTTATGGTGAAAGTGGTGCTGGCGGAGTAATTCCACCCAATGCAACGCTTATTTTTGAAATTGAAATGTTTCAAAACAAACCTGAAGTAAAATAA